A genomic region of Chryseobacterium sp. KACC 21268 contains the following coding sequences:
- a CDS encoding helix-turn-helix transcriptional regulator encodes MKSKQHHPHKFLSLSEFHRMFGLPKPEHPLVSFISLEDMTLPIEELSENLVLDFYKIAYKDTIGSAKYGQHHYDFGEGGLVFTAPGQVFEKPRNNKSKGFLILLHPDFLLSYPLAKKIKQYGFFSYSTDEALQLSEKEKETLFSVFKIIDEELKSRTDDFSQDVVISQIELLLNYSSRYYKRQFITYKAVNDHLVEKFEKVLEFYFNDDEELQKGLPTVQNLADQLHISASYLSDMLRSLTGLNTQQHIHNRFIETAKGILSTTDLSVSEIAYHMGFDYPQSFTRLFKSKTNQTPLEFRHSFN; translated from the coding sequence ATGAAAAGCAAACAACATCATCCCCATAAATTTCTGTCGTTGTCTGAATTCCATAGGATGTTCGGATTACCGAAACCCGAGCACCCGCTGGTCAGCTTCATCAGTCTGGAAGATATGACGTTGCCGATAGAAGAACTGTCGGAAAATCTGGTCCTGGATTTTTACAAGATTGCTTATAAAGATACAATCGGCAGTGCTAAATATGGCCAACATCATTATGATTTTGGTGAAGGCGGCCTGGTATTTACGGCTCCGGGGCAGGTTTTTGAAAAACCCAGAAATAACAAAAGCAAAGGTTTCCTTATCCTGCTCCATCCTGACTTTCTGCTATCCTATCCATTGGCAAAGAAGATTAAGCAATACGGATTTTTTTCCTATTCAACGGATGAAGCGCTGCAGTTATCGGAAAAAGAAAAGGAGACCTTATTTTCAGTGTTTAAGATCATTGATGAGGAACTCAAAAGCAGAACAGATGACTTCAGCCAGGATGTAGTCATCTCGCAGATCGAACTTCTCCTGAATTACAGCAGCCGCTATTATAAACGGCAGTTTATCACATATAAAGCGGTGAATGACCATCTTGTCGAGAAATTTGAGAAAGTTTTGGAATTTTATTTTAACGATGATGAGGAATTGCAGAAGGGTTTGCCCACAGTACAGAACCTGGCCGATCAGTTACATATCTCGGCAAGCTACCTAAGTGATATGCTTCGTTCGTTAACAGGGCTTAACACACAACAGCATATTCATAACAGGTTTATTGAGACCGCAAAGGGAATTTTGTCCACCACTGATCTGTCGGTCTCTGAGATCGCCTATCACATGGGGTTTGATTATCCGCAGTCTTTTACCCGTTTATTCAAGAGCAAAACCAATCAGACTCCCCTGGAATTCAGACATTCATTCAATTAG
- a CDS encoding AraC family transcriptional regulator, with protein sequence MNQFILGLQARNLTVEIHHHSAYQIVLSNDSRFNSTINGVLYEGIHGFLIKPHVKHFCAADNGTLNVLNIEPYSTVGLELSGSFKGNEDYIVFHTPVETNLLFNIPENNLDVNIIIDALVSKLPATGFDERVTKIVEYIKNHYFRSDITPKTFADIVFLSPSRLASLFKQQTGSSLSKYLLWTRLRQAIYLTLTDKERSLTDIAYDTGFYDLPQLNKYMYEMFGMPPKALKFSSDLIQIY encoded by the coding sequence ATGAACCAATTTATCCTAGGTCTTCAGGCACGAAATCTAACGGTTGAGATCCATCATCATTCTGCTTACCAGATCGTGCTGTCCAATGATTCTCGTTTTAACTCTACGATCAACGGCGTTTTGTATGAAGGGATTCACGGGTTTCTGATCAAACCGCATGTCAAACATTTTTGTGCGGCAGATAATGGGACCTTGAACGTTTTGAATATTGAGCCTTACTCTACAGTCGGTCTTGAATTATCAGGCAGTTTCAAAGGCAATGAAGACTACATCGTTTTCCATACGCCCGTAGAGACCAATCTGTTATTTAATATTCCTGAAAACAATCTTGATGTCAACATCATCATTGACGCACTGGTCTCTAAATTACCGGCTACCGGCTTTGATGAAAGGGTCACCAAGATTGTGGAGTATATCAAAAACCATTATTTCAGATCGGATATCACGCCGAAGACCTTTGCGGATATCGTTTTTCTGTCTCCGTCACGTCTGGCCTCTCTTTTTAAGCAGCAGACCGGCAGCAGCCTTTCAAAATACCTTTTATGGACGAGACTGCGACAGGCGATCTACCTCACGCTAACCGATAAAGAGAGAAGTCTCACCGATATTGCTTATGATACCGGTTTCTATGACCTTCCCCAGCTCAACAAATACATGTATGAGATGTTCGGAATGCCGCCCAAAGCTTTGAAATTCAGCAGCGATCTCATACAGATTTACTGA
- a CDS encoding NADP-dependent oxidoreductase: MKAIAYQKFGTKEVLQMLEQPKPAITSDQVLVKIKAFSINPMDWKIRKGEMKLMSGSRFPKNTGADFAGIIEETGSSVNSHSVGDEVFGVVKNLMKEGASAEYVAVPASLIWKKPEALSFAQAASLPVVGTAAVTAVEKMGKVNPESRILINGATGGFGMILLQLLKQRGAHITAVTSTKGAEYAKKWGAAEVIDYTKGHMLSQKNTYDIVVDLSGKMGYTTAKKMMKPKSIFINPTPQPVEIPLALLANLFTSKKHIVLLSNPESRYTEVLLDAVSKGLDIVINTVFPFTQFREAYQYAEQGGYVGKVVIEINDNA, translated from the coding sequence ATGAAAGCAATAGCCTATCAAAAATTCGGGACCAAGGAAGTACTACAAATGCTGGAACAACCAAAACCTGCCATAACATCAGATCAGGTACTGGTTAAAATAAAAGCATTCTCCATCAACCCTATGGACTGGAAGATCAGAAAAGGGGAGATGAAGCTGATGTCAGGTTCCAGATTCCCCAAGAATACGGGAGCTGATTTTGCAGGGATCATTGAAGAGACAGGATCGTCCGTTAATAGTCATAGCGTCGGAGACGAAGTGTTTGGTGTGGTGAAAAACCTGATGAAAGAGGGAGCATCAGCAGAATATGTTGCCGTTCCGGCATCTTTGATCTGGAAAAAGCCTGAAGCATTGAGCTTTGCACAGGCAGCTTCTCTTCCTGTTGTCGGGACGGCCGCCGTAACCGCTGTTGAAAAAATGGGAAAAGTAAATCCTGAGAGCAGGATTCTTATTAATGGTGCTACTGGTGGATTCGGAATGATCCTGCTTCAGTTGCTTAAGCAGCGGGGAGCTCATATCACTGCGGTAACCAGTACTAAAGGAGCAGAATATGCGAAAAAATGGGGAGCCGCTGAAGTGATCGATTATACCAAAGGCCATATGCTTTCACAAAAAAATACCTACGATATTGTCGTTGACCTGTCTGGCAAAATGGGATATACCACTGCGAAAAAAATGATGAAGCCCAAATCCATATTTATTAACCCTACGCCGCAACCTGTGGAAATTCCTCTGGCGCTTTTAGCAAATCTTTTTACCTCAAAAAAGCATATAGTGCTTCTTTCAAATCCGGAATCCCGGTACACGGAAGTTTTGCTGGATGCAGTAAGCAAAGGCCTTGATATCGTGATCAATACAGTATTTCCTTTTACGCAGTTTCGTGAAGCCTATCAATATGCAGAACAAGGCGGATATGTGGGGAAAGTCGTTATAGAGATCAATGATAATGCATAA
- a CDS encoding NAD(P)H-binding protein, protein MKKRIVILGATGTVGSKVAEILLNQGHQVAIFARSIEKLGQLRSLGAEIVKGDVNDVDMLTAAFKNADTAFLILPDNVKAENARAYQRKVTGNFIEAIERSGIKYIVNMSSLGSHMHEGNGMMGGTGEQEVRLNQLEDVNVLHIRSAYFMENFLRTIQLVKTKGINGTAADGDHSIPMVATKDVAKIAAHHLANLDFTGKSIHPVMGPRNYTMREFTSIIGNAIGNPELPYVQIPLEQAKEIFLGNGFTEDFVDNLLEMATGIKEGIFNYEKRDKNSTTSTTAEEFAKEVYTTAYHQ, encoded by the coding sequence ATGAAAAAAAGAATCGTAATTCTGGGCGCAACAGGAACAGTTGGAAGCAAAGTAGCAGAGATCCTTTTAAACCAAGGTCATCAAGTAGCCATTTTTGCAAGAAGCATAGAAAAGCTTGGACAATTGCGCAGTTTGGGCGCAGAGATCGTTAAAGGCGATGTGAATGATGTTGATATGCTCACCGCTGCGTTCAAAAATGCAGACACAGCCTTCCTGATCTTACCTGATAATGTGAAAGCTGAAAATGCAAGAGCATATCAAAGAAAGGTAACAGGGAATTTCATAGAGGCCATTGAAAGGTCAGGAATCAAATATATTGTCAATATGAGCAGCCTGGGTTCTCATATGCATGAAGGAAACGGGATGATGGGCGGCACCGGAGAGCAGGAGGTCAGACTGAATCAATTGGAAGATGTCAATGTGCTGCATATCCGCTCCGCTTATTTTATGGAAAACTTTTTGAGAACTATACAGCTTGTCAAAACTAAAGGGATCAACGGGACCGCTGCGGATGGGGATCATTCTATTCCGATGGTCGCTACAAAAGATGTAGCAAAGATTGCAGCACACCATCTCGCCAACCTTGACTTTACAGGCAAGAGCATCCACCCGGTAATGGGGCCCCGGAATTATACCATGAGAGAATTTACCTCGATCATCGGGAATGCCATCGGTAATCCGGAGCTGCCATATGTTCAGATTCCCTTGGAGCAGGCAAAAGAGATATTTTTGGGCAATGGCTTTACAGAAGATTTTGTAGACAATTTGCTGGAAATGGCAACAGGCATCAAGGAAGGGATCTTCAACTATGAGAAAAGGGATAAAAATTCAACGACTTCCACCACCGCTGAAGAATTTGCCAAAGAAGTATATACTACGGCTTATCATCAATAA
- a CDS encoding pyridoxamine 5'-phosphate oxidase family protein, translated as MKKASLKTIAERMKNLDFCMMVTQDGKQVSHSRPMSNNGKVEYDGDSWFFSYEDSHKVDQILNNHHVNLIYQTDDMLFIECTGTGEIIKDKDTLKEKWVDGLDQWFPEGIDTPGICLIKVRASKVRFWHKEDEGEYTA; from the coding sequence ATGAAAAAAGCATCATTGAAAACCATTGCAGAAAGAATGAAGAACCTCGATTTCTGTATGATGGTCACGCAGGACGGAAAACAGGTCTCCCATTCAAGGCCTATGAGCAATAATGGTAAAGTTGAGTATGACGGTGACTCCTGGTTCTTTTCCTATGAGGACAGCCATAAGGTCGACCAGATCTTGAACAATCATCATGTCAATCTTATTTACCAGACTGATGACATGTTATTTATCGAATGTACCGGTACCGGTGAAATTATAAAGGATAAGGACACACTTAAAGAAAAATGGGTCGACGGCCTTGACCAATGGTTTCCGGAAGGCATCGATACTCCCGGCATCTGTCTGATCAAAGTGCGCGCCAGCAAGGTGCGATTCTGGCACAAAGAGGATGAAGGCGAGTACACTGCATAG
- a CDS encoding SDR family oxidoreductase, whose amino-acid sequence MENVKGKVVAVTGASSGIGEAIARHLASLGAKVILGARRIDNLEKITKSLAQNGYQVDYRALDVTEPDDVSSFVKFAVERFGTLDVFVNNAGLMPLSMINKYKIDEWHRMIDVNVKGVLHGIAAALPIFESKDSGQFINITSVGDRWVGPTSTVYSATKFAVRAISDGLRQEVSRNIRVALVAPGATESELPNTISDPELKKMAVEMFRKDLISGEAIAKAVAFAISQPSDVDVNEIVVRPTAQKAL is encoded by the coding sequence ATGGAAAATGTAAAAGGGAAAGTAGTGGCTGTTACTGGCGCTAGCAGTGGTATTGGTGAGGCAATTGCCAGACATCTCGCTTCACTAGGTGCCAAAGTAATTTTAGGAGCAAGGAGAATTGATAATCTGGAAAAGATCACCAAATCCCTTGCACAAAATGGTTATCAGGTGGACTATAGAGCGCTGGACGTTACTGAACCTGACGATGTTTCTTCTTTTGTGAAGTTTGCTGTCGAGAGGTTTGGCACGCTGGACGTTTTTGTTAACAATGCAGGGCTGATGCCTTTGTCTATGATCAACAAGTACAAAATTGATGAGTGGCATAGAATGATCGACGTCAATGTCAAAGGTGTCCTGCATGGAATTGCAGCCGCATTACCTATCTTTGAGTCGAAGGATAGCGGACAGTTCATTAATATCACCTCAGTTGGTGACAGATGGGTTGGCCCGACTTCTACTGTCTATAGTGCAACCAAGTTTGCCGTAAGGGCCATATCGGATGGATTACGTCAGGAAGTGAGCAGAAACATACGTGTAGCGCTGGTTGCACCTGGTGCTACGGAATCAGAATTACCAAATACTATTTCGGACCCGGAATTGAAAAAGATGGCAGTAGAAATGTTTAGGAAAGACCTGATCTCTGGTGAGGCTATTGCCAAAGCTGTAGCATTCGCTATTTCTCAACCTTCTGACGTGGATGTGAATGAAATAGTGGTGAGACCTACAGCTCAAAAAGCTCTGTAA
- a CDS encoding Atu4866 domain-containing protein: MSGNIEENKEYIGMWVTDDGHICHELLAKNRYDEARGKQKSAYQGHYHICRNHIVYKDDTGFTADGEFIDGILYHGGMVFYKENNNNLA; encoded by the coding sequence ATGAGCGGCAACATTGAAGAGAATAAAGAATATATTGGGATGTGGGTAACCGATGATGGCCACATCTGCCACGAGCTCTTGGCAAAAAACAGGTATGACGAAGCCAGGGGAAAACAGAAAAGTGCCTATCAAGGTCATTATCATATTTGCCGCAATCATATCGTCTATAAAGATGATACTGGTTTTACTGCAGACGGTGAATTCATAGATGGCATCCTTTATCACGGAGGAATGGTCTTTTACAAAGAAAATAATAATAATTTAGCATGA
- a CDS encoding helix-turn-helix transcriptional regulator produces the protein MEKTFRFNSIDEFHKFCNLSGPEHPLVSLIDYSKVCYPANKIELQWVQNFYSIGLKRNVNAKFNYGQQAYDFNSGILTFVAPMQFLKIEINPDAKVEPTGWLLLIHPDFLDNTNLSNKVKSYDFFQYAANEALFLSDKEESVIVDILRKIENEYRSNMDKFSHELIIAQLEMLLIYAERFYERQFITRKKTNVELLNKFEQVLSNYFYDGESLQNGIPSVTTIAAELNVSANYLGSILRMYTKQNTQQHIQNKLIELAKERLSTTQLPVSAIAYDLGFEHPQSFSKLFKAKTSQSPSEFRSHFN, from the coding sequence ATGGAAAAGACATTCCGCTTTAATTCAATAGACGAATTTCACAAATTTTGTAATCTCTCGGGTCCAGAACACCCTTTGGTCAGCCTTATTGATTACAGCAAGGTATGTTACCCTGCCAATAAAATAGAGTTACAGTGGGTGCAAAATTTTTATTCCATTGGTTTAAAGCGGAATGTTAATGCCAAATTCAACTATGGTCAGCAGGCCTATGATTTTAATTCCGGGATCCTCACTTTTGTGGCCCCGATGCAGTTTTTGAAAATTGAGATAAACCCGGACGCAAAGGTCGAGCCAACAGGTTGGTTATTGCTCATTCACCCTGATTTTCTTGATAATACAAATTTGTCTAATAAGGTCAAAAGCTATGACTTCTTCCAATATGCCGCCAATGAGGCTCTTTTTCTATCAGATAAAGAGGAAAGCGTAATTGTTGATATCCTACGCAAAATTGAGAATGAATACCGGTCAAACATGGACAAATTCAGCCATGAGCTGATCATTGCCCAATTGGAAATGCTTCTCATCTACGCCGAGCGTTTTTATGAAAGACAGTTTATAACACGAAAGAAAACCAACGTAGAATTATTAAATAAATTTGAACAAGTGCTTTCCAATTATTTTTATGATGGTGAATCTCTACAAAATGGAATTCCATCAGTGACGACCATTGCAGCAGAGCTCAATGTTTCCGCCAATTACCTGGGGAGCATTCTAAGGATGTATACGAAGCAAAATACCCAACAACATATACAAAACAAACTGATTGAACTGGCCAAAGAACGATTGAGTACGACACAGCTTCCAGTTAGTGCGATCGCTTATGACCTAGGTTTTGAACATCCACAATCATTCAGCAAGCTTTTCAAGGCCAAGACCAGTCAATCGCCTTCGGAATTCAGGAGTCATTTCAATTAA
- a CDS encoding helix-turn-helix domain-containing protein: MNNVESLEDFYTERFKSIPISLQNEIGHFNVFAFNDLLGCSIKPIPYSRRGYFKISLIQGENKVHFSDKTIEIKKQALLFANPQIPYNWEQIGNEQNGFSCVFTERFFHHFGNPKDYSVFQPESYPIIELTDIQAAWANKLFDEMLTEWTSEHLHKYDKMRIMVFELLYNAEKLQPIKPNSQLYNNASQKITTQFLELLERQFLVEDVGALPLRSPADYAGKLSIHVNHLNKALQEVLNKSTSAIVHERILVEAKILLKHTKKDISEIAFALGFKENTHFNNFFKKHTGITPRRFRLD, translated from the coding sequence ATGAATAATGTAGAATCATTAGAAGATTTTTATACAGAACGTTTCAAGTCCATTCCAATAAGTTTGCAAAATGAAATCGGGCATTTTAATGTGTTTGCTTTTAATGATCTGTTAGGATGCAGTATTAAACCTATTCCTTACAGCCGCAGAGGTTATTTTAAAATAAGCTTGATACAAGGGGAAAATAAAGTGCACTTTTCTGATAAGACCATTGAGATCAAAAAACAGGCGTTGCTTTTTGCAAATCCCCAAATCCCCTATAATTGGGAGCAAATAGGAAACGAGCAAAATGGATTTTCGTGTGTTTTTACAGAGCGTTTTTTTCATCATTTCGGCAATCCGAAAGACTATTCTGTTTTTCAGCCCGAAAGTTATCCAATAATTGAATTGACGGATATACAGGCTGCATGGGCAAATAAATTATTTGATGAAATGCTAACGGAGTGGACATCTGAACACCTGCATAAATATGACAAAATGCGGATCATGGTTTTTGAGCTTTTGTATAATGCAGAAAAACTGCAACCTATTAAGCCAAATTCTCAACTTTATAATAATGCTTCTCAAAAAATTACCACGCAATTTTTAGAATTATTGGAACGTCAGTTTCTTGTTGAAGATGTCGGAGCATTGCCTTTACGTTCCCCGGCAGATTATGCGGGAAAATTATCTATTCACGTCAATCATTTGAACAAAGCTTTACAGGAAGTTTTGAATAAATCAACTTCTGCCATTGTCCATGAACGAATTTTAGTTGAAGCAAAAATCCTTTTGAAGCATACTAAAAAAGATATCTCTGAAATTGCTTTTGCATTAGGCTTTAAAGAAAATACACATTTCAATAATTTCTTCAAAAAACATACGGGTATAACACCAAGACGTTTTCGTCTTGATTGA
- a CDS encoding SDR family oxidoreductase, with the protein MAKTIFITGASSGIGKSTAIYFANKGWKVIATMRNPQTVTDLGEYDNITLLSLDVTNVEQIKSTVEKAIALGNIDVVLNNAGYGTVGALEGTTDKEIEQVVNTNLVGVIRLTKEFIPHFRENKGGVFISISSIGGLVAYPFFSLYHATKWAIEGWTESMAFELNRLGIQIKTVQPGPTKTDFVGRSLVIPEHPAYDDFFDGFKKAFFSDEVINGLAPAETVSEVIYEAATDGKNQLRYLVGAVANGDYDKRLELGAEAFHQDLDKAFFGS; encoded by the coding sequence ATGGCAAAAACAATTTTTATTACAGGTGCTTCATCGGGCATAGGAAAATCAACAGCAATTTATTTTGCAAATAAGGGTTGGAAAGTAATTGCAACAATGCGAAACCCACAAACAGTAACGGATTTAGGGGAATACGACAATATTACATTGCTTTCGTTGGATGTTACAAATGTTGAACAAATAAAATCAACAGTTGAAAAGGCTATTGCTTTGGGAAATATTGACGTGGTTTTGAATAATGCAGGTTACGGGACTGTGGGTGCGCTGGAAGGCACGACAGACAAAGAAATAGAACAGGTTGTAAATACCAATCTTGTGGGCGTTATCCGTTTGACAAAGGAATTTATTCCGCATTTCAGAGAAAACAAAGGGGGTGTGTTTATTTCAATTTCATCGATTGGTGGTTTGGTCGCTTATCCATTCTTTTCGTTATATCATGCTACAAAATGGGCTATTGAAGGCTGGACAGAAAGTATGGCGTTTGAATTAAACCGTTTGGGTATTCAAATAAAGACAGTGCAGCCTGGACCTACCAAAACAGATTTTGTAGGACGTTCATTGGTTATTCCCGAGCATCCGGCGTATGATGATTTCTTCGATGGCTTCAAAAAAGCATTTTTCAGCGACGAGGTCATCAATGGTCTTGCTCCTGCGGAAACTGTTTCAGAAGTGATATATGAAGCTGCCACAGACGGAAAAAACCAGTTGCGTTACTTGGTTGGTGCTGTTGCAAATGGTGATTATGACAAGCGTTTAGAATTGGGGGCAGAAGCATTTCATCAAGACCTGGATAAAGCATTTTTCGGATCATAA
- the dnaE gene encoding DNA polymerase III subunit alpha: MFLNCHSYHSLRYGTISIEDLVRKAVDLNIRTLALTDINTVTGIYDFYKLCEENHIKPIVGVDVRVENEQYYICLARNAKGIAETNRLLTDHNCEGTEIPKTNPSLENTFIIYPLENIPECLSEHEFIGIRQDELNLLVRPELKKLIDKMVILHPVTFDGTEEYELHKILRAIDGNTLISKLTENDHCHSTETFVDKKKLLSAYKLYPQIIENTKYLVNSCSFDFDFSTPKNKKHFTDSRENDFKLLKELAYEGLERRYPDGDPDAKARVEKELGVIDQLNFCGYFLITWDIIQYSNRMGFMHVGRGSGANSIVSYCIGITDICPLELDLYFERFLNLNRKTPPDFDIDWSWQTRDTILEYIFERYGKDHVAFCGTNVEFKYKSIFREVGKAFGLPKEELDILAGKPMDQHDDNSVFRAVHHYGKMLEKYPNQRSMHSCGILISEEPITHYSALEMPPKGFAIVQFDMHTAEAIGLEKFDILSQRGLGTIKDTVDLIREKRGITVDIKDTTLSKNEPRCNEFLSIGKTIGCFYIESPAMRGLLRRLKCENYKVLVAASSIIRPGVAQSGMMREYIFRHNNPDKFEYFHEVFEKELGETYGIMVYQEDVIKIALHFGGLSAPDGDVLRRAMSGKGRSLSALQKVKDHFFESCKELGHPEQLSKEVYRQIESFAGYSFCKAHSASYAVESYQSLYLKVYYPIEFMVCAINNGGGFYRTEVYVHEARMSGATINNPCVNLSELQTTVYGTDVYLGLMHIEKLEGRIAQMIPEERKNNGDYTSLENFVKRIPIGIENLQVLIFIGAFRFTGKQKHELLIETRFLMAGNRPDNMQLTLLDEPKKEYQLPKIERNPFEDAFDEIEILGFPVSFSPFDLLQTRYRGTVMSKDLTKYHKQQVKMLAYLISRKHVPTKRGAMFFGTWIDAEGDYFDTAHFPNCLEQYPFQGGGCYLLLGTVEVDFHFPTITIHKMAKMPFIPDPRYSMDQNKSLETAGTLKEDISMTQRQPYPQEQEINLPRHKMEL, encoded by the coding sequence ATGTTTCTCAATTGCCATTCTTATCACAGCCTTCGTTACGGCACCATTTCCATTGAGGATCTGGTACGCAAGGCTGTGGATCTGAATATCAGAACACTGGCCTTGACAGACATCAATACGGTGACCGGGATCTATGATTTTTATAAGCTCTGTGAGGAGAATCATATCAAGCCAATTGTAGGCGTTGATGTCCGTGTCGAAAATGAACAATATTACATTTGTCTTGCTAGAAATGCTAAAGGTATTGCGGAGACGAACCGGCTTTTGACAGATCATAACTGTGAAGGAACTGAGATCCCTAAAACGAATCCTTCCCTTGAAAATACTTTTATCATCTATCCTTTGGAGAATATTCCTGAGTGTTTATCAGAACATGAGTTCATCGGTATAAGACAGGATGAATTGAATCTTCTGGTAAGGCCTGAGCTGAAAAAATTGATCGATAAGATGGTCATTCTGCATCCGGTAACCTTTGATGGAACTGAAGAATATGAGCTGCACAAGATCTTAAGGGCGATCGATGGAAACACTTTGATCAGCAAGCTCACAGAAAATGACCATTGTCATAGTACAGAGACGTTTGTTGATAAGAAAAAGCTTTTAAGTGCTTATAAACTTTATCCCCAGATCATTGAAAACACAAAATACCTGGTCAACAGCTGTAGTTTTGATTTTGACTTTTCCACGCCCAAGAACAAGAAGCATTTTACAGATAGCAGGGAAAATGATTTTAAACTGTTAAAAGAATTAGCTTACGAAGGTCTTGAAAGAAGATATCCTGACGGTGATCCTGATGCCAAGGCAAGGGTTGAAAAAGAATTGGGCGTTATTGATCAATTGAATTTCTGCGGGTATTTTCTGATCACCTGGGACATCATCCAATACAGCAACCGGATGGGATTCATGCACGTCGGGCGTGGAAGTGGTGCCAATTCCATTGTCAGTTACTGTATTGGAATTACAGACATATGCCCTTTGGAACTGGATCTCTATTTTGAGCGTTTTTTAAATCTTAACCGGAAGACTCCGCCCGACTTTGACATTGACTGGAGCTGGCAGACCCGGGATACCATCCTTGAGTATATCTTCGAAAGATACGGCAAAGACCACGTTGCCTTTTGCGGAACGAATGTCGAATTCAAATACAAATCTATATTCAGGGAGGTTGGAAAAGCATTTGGGCTTCCTAAAGAGGAGCTTGATATCCTGGCTGGCAAACCGATGGACCAGCATGATGATAACTCGGTGTTCAGGGCAGTCCATCATTACGGGAAAATGCTGGAGAAATATCCCAATCAGAGAAGCATGCATTCCTGCGGGATACTGATCTCAGAGGAACCTATCACCCATTATTCTGCATTGGAGATGCCACCCAAGGGATTCGCTATTGTACAGTTTGATATGCATACTGCGGAAGCTATTGGTCTTGAAAAGTTCGATATTCTTTCCCAGAGAGGTCTGGGAACGATCAAAGATACGGTCGACCTCATCCGGGAAAAGAGAGGCATCACAGTAGATATCAAGGACACTACCCTGTCGAAAAATGAGCCCAGGTGCAATGAATTCCTGAGCATAGGCAAAACAATAGGATGCTTTTACATCGAGAGCCCGGCCATGCGCGGATTATTGAGAAGACTGAAATGCGAGAACTATAAGGTTCTTGTCGCAGCCTCCTCTATTATACGCCCGGGTGTAGCGCAGAGCGGCATGATGAGGGAATATATCTTCAGGCACAATAATCCTGACAAGTTCGAGTATTTCCACGAGGTCTTTGAAAAAGAACTGGGGGAAACTTATGGTATTATGGTCTATCAAGAAGATGTGATCAAGATCGCATTGCACTTCGGCGGCCTGTCCGCCCCTGATGGGGATGTTCTCAGAAGAGCAATGAGCGGTAAAGGTCGTTCTCTGTCAGCTCTTCAAAAAGTAAAGGACCATTTCTTTGAATCGTGTAAGGAATTGGGGCATCCGGAACAATTGTCCAAAGAAGTCTACAGGCAGATCGAATCGTTCGCAGGCTATTCATTTTGCAAGGCGCATTCAGCCTCCTACGCTGTGGAAAGCTATCAGAGCTTGTACCTGAAAGTATACTATCCCATCGAGTTTATGGTCTGTGCCATCAATAATGGTGGTGGCTTCTACCGGACAGAGGTGTATGTCCATGAGGCCAGGATGTCAGGTGCCACTATCAACAACCCTTGTGTCAACCTGAGTGAATTGCAGACCACGGTCTATGGGACCGACGTTTATCTGGGATTGATGCATATTGAAAAACTGGAAGGAAGGATCGCACAGATGATCCCGGAAGAAAGAAAAAATAACGGTGATTATACTTCATTGGAAAATTTTGTAAAAAGGATCCCCATCGGTATTGAAAACCTGCAGGTCCTGATATTTATCGGTGCTTTCCGTTTTACCGGAAAACAAAAGCATGAATTGCTCATAGAGACCAGGTTTCTGATGGCAGGAAACAGACCGGACAATATGCAGCTGACTTTACTTGACGAGCCTAAAAAAGAATATCAGCTGCCTAAAATAGAAAGAAATCCATTTGAAGATGCTTTTGACGAGATTGAGATCTTGGGATTTCCTGTATCCTTCAGTCCTTTCGATCTCTTACAGACCAGATATCGTGGAACGGTCATGTCTAAAGATCTTACCAAATATCATAAGCAGCAGGTGAAAATGCTGGCCTATCTGATTTCCAGAAAACACGTTCCTACAAAAAGAGGAGCCATGTTTTTCGGAACATGGATCGATGCGGAAGGCGACTATTTTGATACTGCCCATTTTCCAAACTGTTTGGAACAATATCCTTTTCAAGGTGGTGGCTGTTATCTATTGTTGGGAACGGTAGAAGTCGATTTCCATTTTCCCACGATCACTATTCACAAAATGGCTAAAATGCCATTCATTCCGGATCCAAGATATTCCATGGATCAAAACAAATCATTAGAGACAGCGGGAACATTAAAAGAAGATATAAGTATGACACAAAGGCAACCCTATCCGCAAGAGCAGGAAATCAATTTACCAAGGCATAAAATGGAATTGTAA